Proteins from a genomic interval of Equus quagga isolate Etosha38 chromosome 11, UCLA_HA_Equagga_1.0, whole genome shotgun sequence:
- the KCNJ12 gene encoding ATP-sensitive inward rectifier potassium channel 12, with the protein MTAAGRANPYSIVSSEEDGLHLVTMSGANGFGNGKVHTRRRCRNRFVKKNGQCNIEFANMDEKSQRYLADMFTTCVDVRWRYMLLIFSLAFLASWLLFGIIFWVIAVAHGDLEPPEGHGRTPCVMQVHGFMAAFLFSIETQTTIGYGLRCVTEECPVAVFMVVAQSIVGCIIDSFMIGAIMAKMARPKKRAQTLLFSHNAVVALRDGKLCLMWRVGNLRKSHIVEAHVRAQLIKPRVTEEGEYIPLDQIDIDVGFDKGLDRIFLVSPITILHEIDEASPLFGISRQDLETDDFEIVVILEGMVEATAMTTQARSSYLANEILWGHRFEPVLFEEKNQYKIDYSHFHKTYEVPSTPRCSAKDLVENKFLLPSANSFCYENELAFLSRDEEDEADADQDGPSPQARHDFDRAQAGISGTLEQRPYRRESEI; encoded by the coding sequence ATGACTGCAGCTGGCCGGGCCAACCCCTACAGCATCGTGTCATCAGAAGAGGACGGGTTGCACCTGGTCACCATGTCAGGTGCCAACGGCTTTGGCAATGGCAAGGTGCACACGCGGCGCAGGTGCCGAAACCGCTTTGTCAAGAAGAACGGCCAGTGCAACATCGAGTTCGCCAACATGGACGAGAAGTCACAGCGCTACCTGGCTGACATGTTCACCACCTGCGTGGACGTCCGCTGGCGCTATATGCTGCTCATCTTTTCACTGGCCTTCCTTGCCTCCTGGCTGCTGTTCGGCATCATCTTCTGGGTCATTGCTGTGGCCCATGGTGACCTGGAGCCTCCTGAGGGCCACGGCCGCACGCCCTGCGTGATGCAGGTCCATGGCTTCATGGCAGCCTTCCTCTTCTCCATCGAGACGCAGACCACCATTGGCTATGGGCTGCGCTGCGTGACAGAGGAGTGCCCGGTGGCCGTCTTTATGGTGGTGGCGCAGTCCATCGTGGGCTGCATCATTGACTCCTTCATGATCGGCGCTATCATGGCCAAGATGGCCCGGCCCAAGAAGCGGGCGCAGACTCTGCTGTTCAGCCACAACGCCGTGGTGGCACTGCGCGACGGCAAGCTGTGCCTCATGTGGCGTGTGGGCAACCTGCGTAAGAGCCACATCGTGGAGGCCCATGTGCGGGCCCAGCTCATCAAGCCGAGGGTCACAGAGGAGGGTGAGTACATCCCGCTGGACCAGATCGACATCGATGTCGGCTTTGACAAGGGCCTTGACCGCATCTTCCTGGTGTCACCCATCACCATCCTGCATGAGATTGATGAGGCCAGCCCACTGTTTGGCATCAGCCGGCAGGACCTGGAAACGGATGACTTTGAGATTGTGGTCATCCTGGAGGGCATGGTGGAGGCCACGGCCATGACCACACAGGCCCGAAGCTCCTACCTGGCCAACGAGATTCTGTGGGGCCACCGCTTCGAGCCTGTCCTCTTCGAGGAGAAGAACCAGTATAAGATTGACTACTCACACTTTCATAAGACCTATGAGGTGCCCTCCACACCCCGCTGCAGCGCCAAGGACCTGGTGGAGAACAAGTTCTTGCTGCCCAGCGCCAACTCCTTCTGCTATGAGAATGAGCTGGCCTTCCTGAGCCGTGACGAGGAGGATGAGGCGGACGCAGACCAGGATGGCCCCAGCCCTCAGGCTAGGCACGACTTTGACAGAGCCCAGGCCGGCATCAGTGGCACCCTTGAGCAGCGGCCCTACAGACGGGAGTCAGAGATCTGA